ggaggaagggatgcaggggaggggagggaggggagggatgcagaggaggggagggatggagggagggatgcaggaaGCCTGGCAGGGTGGACAGACACGTTATGGGTGGGGATGGCGGTGCAGACGGAGGCAGGAGAGCGCCCCCACTGGAGACGGGGGGAAATGCAGCcccccagtgcagccccagcccgagcgagtgcccagcccagggccctgtgggaaCGGCTGCTGCGCTCAGGGCAGTGTGCTGAGGGGTGGCGtgcgggggtgggaggcaggcGTCACCGGGGGGTGGGATGGCCGAGCGGGAGCTCAGAGCCATGGGCCAGGCCCCCCAGCGACAGCCCCCCAGCCCGTCCCCTACCTCCGGCGAAGGCAGCTGCGTGGGGTCGTGGGCGTCGAGGGGGGCCGTGAGCAGCCGCTCTCCCAGGATGCCCTTCAGGTGCTGGGCCATGAGGTCCTGCTGCTCCGGGCCGCAGTGGTTCTCCAGGGACAAGATGACGGGATAGTCGGATGCCTGCCAAGCAAAGAGCCAGCGGCTCAGGCGCCAAGACCAGGCCAGAGCCTCCGGGTCCCCTCGGCCACCAGGGCCTCCCACGGGCACCAAGCGGGGCAAGAACCCGTCTGTCTTCCTAGGGGGCGAGGCTGAAAGGTGCCAGCAGGACCAGCCTTTAGTATGAGGGGAGAGAGCCcccgccccgcaccccctgccgagcccccgccccgcaccccctgctgagccccccgccccctgccaagcccctgccccctccctgcagcatgaCACCACCTAGCGCTGCAGCAGAACCCGGCGACAGGAGGCTGCGGTGACGACCTCGCCCCTTCCGCACTGCGCCCGTcccaaagggtgggagggaagctgAATGGAGCTGAAGAAACCTGGGGCCTGGATCATGCTTGCAGCACTTCAGCCAGTGCCGGGGTTTGGGCAGGTGACCCAGCCTGGTGCCTCCTACCTGTCCCCAAAGCCAACGCCGTTAATCCCCAGAGAGCGTCTCTCCTCCGGCGGGACGCCCTCGCCTGCCACActgatgcagccacctctgagcgGGACGGGGCAGCTGCTCAACACTCACCTCCCCTGGGGCGAGTGGCTCCCAGCGCCGAGCCCGTGGCAGCGGCTGCCACCACAAGGGGGCGCTGCAAACATGCCATAGGGCAGTGCCAGCCTTGGCCTCTCCCGTAGTGGGATCCCGCGACCCACTTAGCAAGAGGAGAAGGGTAGGGTGCTCCTGACCCCCTGACCCCCGTCGTGACCCACCCTGGGGTCATGACCCCCGCTGAGAACGCCCCCTACTGGCAGGGGGCTTCCCTACCTGGAAGGCGTACTGCCCCAGAGTGCTGACCACGTCCTTGAAGGGGATCTTGGAGGTGAGCGTGTGGCCATGGTACACGACGGGCTCCCCACTGGGCCCGTCCCAGCAGTCCACCTCCAAGCAGCGGCAGCCCCGCTTCAGAGCCCTGCCAAGGAGACGCCCCGTGAGACGACCCCCCCCCGGCTGCTCAGCGCCCCCCACCGGTACCAccgccctgctccctggggcgtGTGACGCTGGCTCGCCGCAGCCTAGCCCGGTCCCCAACCCaccctgggctgccccctgctcGATGGTGCTTCCGACGTAACGCGCCAGGGCTGCCGGGCAGGCAGGACTGGCCTGGCCTGGGGAAAGCCGgggcagctcccagctctgccacagccagTGGGCAAGTGGCTGCATTTCCCTGGGCCTCGGTTTCCATCTGGAGTAGCGACCTTCCTGACTGTTGTGCCAGCTCTTAGCACAGGCACAGTCCCCCCGTGTGCGTGCAGTGGCCGGCACGACGGGGCCCGGCCCGCGCTCCTGCGGCTGCGATACACAGAGGAGTAACCGGGGCCAGGTCTAACGCCGCCAGCGATGGACTCCCTCTGTCCCCGACTCCCGGGCTCTAATGACTCGACCGCAGTGTGCCCCAGCGCCTCCTACTTGGCCCCAAAGCAATCAATGCTGATCCCTCTGCAGGGACGGCCCTGCCTACCACAgtgatgcagccacctctgcgcggagcatggcagctgctccacGAGACAGGCAGCGACGGAATATCCCATGCAGGCAGGGGCTTAGGGTGGGAGAATGAAGTTTCCCATATTGAACTTGGCCGGTAGGTGGGGCTAGCCCCACGGCTCTGCtgaaagggggcagggggacctGATGACCCTGCGTGGTCAGGCATTGGGTTTATATCTCATTggaaaggcagcacctccagcaaaACCACAGCTCCCCTCCCGCCACACCGGGACACAGGGGCAGGATGAACCCAGAGGCCCCCCACAGCCCTTCGTACCCGACGCTGCCCCCCGTGGAGACCAGGCGATGCCCTTCGGGAGCAGCTGCCTTCTCCTCAGGTACCTGATGTAGCCCTCGACGCTGCTCTGGCCCCGGAGCTGGTCCTCCAGCAGGTAGGTGTTGTGCGAGGAGGAGATGAAATAGTGGCAGAGGGGCTGGGTCATGTCCTGACAAAGCGGCTCGTGAGTGGGGTTAAAGATGGCGCCTTCCGGCGAGCGCAGGTACAGGAGGAAGCCGTCAAGGCTCAGCACATGGCGCGCCCTGGCTGGAGATGGAGGAGCAACGTCAAGAGACCGGGGAGCTCGGTCCAGCCACCCCGCCCGGCGAGGGACCCGTCCCCTGCGGTGCCCTGAGCCCAGGGCAAGAGGAGAGCTCCTAGCTGCTTGGAGGAAAGCAAGTGTGGTGCCAATCTTCCcaaaaggggagaagagagatcCTGGCAATGACCAGAGCTAATCAAATACAAGAGACCATAgtaagagggaggaaaaaatcactAAACATCTAGCGGGTCCGAGAAACGCAGGTAACGGGCAGTTGTAAGGGGATCACGAAAACTGAGCTTTGAATAAGGGGGCACCATCCTGGAAAGGGTGAGCCCCATTGCTCCCAGTCTGGGCGAGGAATCTGGCTGggaaccctccacccccaggaaAGGCCGAGAGCCCCATGTAACAGACCAAGCAAAGAGCTGGCCGGGCCCTGTAGAGAACAAGCTGCCTCGGCCCCCGGGGCTGGTCCCTTCCCTTGCTCCGTTCCGTGACCCTCACCGCTCTCAGACGGCTCATATCTGGCAATCAGCTCCATGGCGAACTCCTGCGTGTTCTCCCCctccagctgctcctgctgcaaGAAATCCACAAACTCCAGCAGGGTCAGCTTCTTCCCGTCCTGGGAGAACGCCTGGAAGACGCCCAGCACATCGTCTCGCTGCGTCAGCGCCTTGTAGAACAGCACGAACTCCTCGCCCTCCAGCGTCCCCGACTCCGACCCGTCGGCCATCTGCAGCgagagcagggcctgggggacGCTGCAGGACTGACAGTGCCAGTGCATGCCCCACCCGCCCCTGGCAGGATGGATGATGGATGGATGATGGGTACAGATGGATGATGGGACGGtcaatggatggatggatggatgatgaGTATGGATGGATGGTCattgagtggatggatggatggatggatggatggatgtgacCTGCTCCGTCAGAGGGTTTCCTTCTGAAAACAGCCTTTGGGTGGGGGTGGCCAGTCTTTGGGGGGCAAGGAAAGGGGAGGCACCGAGCTTGGCCCGCCCCCCAGCACGGCGCTCACCTGGAAGAGCCGGAGCGCATGGTCCTCGTTCATGTCCATGTTCATCATCTTGAGGAGCTGCCGCACCTCCTTGAAGCTCATGCGCCCATCCTTGTTCTTATCGGCCTTCTGGAACCAGTCGCAGATCCACCTGCCGGGGGAGCTAAGGAAAGCGACGGGACGGGGGGCTGAGAGTACCCTGCCTGAGGACGGGGAGGGGAACAGACGGGGGCCGTCCATAGGCTGTGGGCACCGGTGATATCCCCCCTCACTGACCTAGCTAAACGCCTGCCAGCTCCCAATGCCTCCAGGACATGAGCATATGGCACATCCCTTCCCCATCCACTGGGGAGGAGACATCCAGGGGACATCGAGGCAGGCAGGCCCGTCCCCCAGGCTGACTGGGGTGTCTCCCAGCCATGCCCCCGGCTTTGCTCCTCTGCGTGGGTGGAAGGGCACTGAGGGGGCAAGGGGAAGGGGAACcggggcttggggccaggccggcggAAGGATATTGATCCATCTTCTCCTGCTGGTCCATCTTGGTGACGATCTCCACCAGGCGGCGCAGGCCCCGGACCCAGCACTGCGCCTCCTCGGGGGAGCCGGCGATCAGGTCCAGGTTCCCGCGCCGCCCGTGGAAGACGACGGTGAAGCTGTGCTCGGGCGGGAACTCCtcagccaggctctgcagcacCTCGGACTGGTGACCCTCCCGCACTGTCTCCACATCGCTGATGGAGACTGGAAGGGAGGGATGGGTCAGGCTctagaggggggcagggcctgagccAGATATCATCGCCCCAGATCCACCTGTCCATCCCTCCGTCCCTGGGGTCTGTCCCTTGGTATCTAAACACTGGGAGGCCCTACACAATAGGGACCCTGCTCTGGAGACCCCGTTGGTGATCGCTTCCCTGACCCATACAGCACCCATGGTCTCCCACAGGATAGAacgctggctagattgtcggctccatgtctagttggcagctggtatcaagcggagtgccccagggtcggtcctggggccggttttgttcaatatcttcattaatgatctggaagatggtgtggactgcactctcagcaagtttgcagatgacactaagctggaaggagtggtagatatgctggagggtagggacaggatacagagtgacctagactcGATCCCGTAACcaaccaaaagaaatctgatgaggttcaacaaggacaagtgcagagtcctgcacttaggacggaagaatcccatgcactgctacagactagggaccgagtggctaggcagcagttctgcagaaaaggacctaggggttacagtggacgagaagctggatacgagtcaacagtgtgctcttgttgccaagaaggctaatggcattttgggctgtataagtaggggcagcagatcgaggaacgtgatcattcccctttattcgatattggtgaggcctcatctggagaactgtgtccagttttgggccccacactacaagaaggatgtggaaaaattggaaagagtccagtgaagggcaacaaaaatgattagggggctggagcacatgatttatgaggagaggctgagggaactgggattgtttagtctgcagaagagaagagtgaggggggatttgatagctgctttcaactacctgaaagggggttccaaagaggatggatctagactgttctcagtggtggcagatgacagaacaagaagcaatggtctcaagttgcagtgggggaggtctaggttggatattaggaaacactttgtcactagtagggtggtgaagcactggaatgggttccctagggaggtgatggaatctccttccttagagatttttaaggcccagcttgacaaagccctggctgggatgatttagttgaggttggtcctgctttgagcagggggttggactagatacctcctgaggtccccccatattctatgattctgtgatggcAGAAagggggctgtgatggggggCTGGAGAATGGAGGGTCTGACAATTAGAGTCAGACACCCTGGGGGAaaaatataagaacggccagactgggtcagaccaaaggtccatccagcccagtgttctgtcttccgacagcgaccaatgccaggtgccccagagggaatgaacagaacagggaatcatcaagtgatctatcccctgtcgtccactcccagcatctggccaTCAGAGATTTAAAGatcatggggttgtgtccctgcccatcctggctaatagccactgatggacctgtcctccagcaacttctctcattcttttttgagccctgttatacttttggccttcatggGGGATCTGAACCCCAAAGAACAAGCAACTGTCTGCAATATCCATGCACTATAAAAGGTCTGTTATGCCAGCGGTCGTTAATATCACTGGGTGCTGCGTGTCAGGAGTTGCGGCTGCGTGCTGGGAACATGTGCCCCAAAAACGTATTTCAGGAACACTTGACACACAGCGGAATGATTCCTGCCTGTTTGCCGGGGTCTCCAATGTAAACTCAGCTGGGGGCTGCCAGAGACAACAGATGTTACGTTCACGTCCGATTTGACAGGGGAGGGGAAGTCACCAGGGAGAGACAAACTGCAGGGGGAAACGTTCTCTGGGGAGACGCTTCCAAAGAATACATTGCAAAAGTTGACTGGAGTagaaaaagaaggggagagaaccCCTTAGTTATCCACCACCGACGGGGGAAAGAGGCCAGCGCTCGTGGGATCTGTGAAAGGTGGATCCTTTGGGCCTGTGGGTTGAAGACACTGAGAACTGACCGTAAACGAGCCATTGCCAGAGACCCGGCTTGTGACTGGTAAGTTCTAGACACGCAAAACCCTGTTTTCACGTTTGTTTGATTTGTAACCAGACGCACACGTTCTCTGTCCCTTCAATCTCTGCTCATTCTTCACAGCCCTTCTGGTTTGCCTGTAAACCCTGTGAGCACAGGGGAGTAGGCTGTGGTGTGTACCGGCTCTTTGGAGGCAGCGGCTTTAATCATTTTGGTGAGCATTCTGTGACGGGAACTGAGCGTCGCTGCATGGCACCTCCTTGGGCAAGTTAAGACTGGCAGAGTCTCGGGACTTTGCTGGTGTGGTGGACAGGCTGGTGTCCCTAACCTCAAGCAGATCCCAAGCAGAGCATCACGACAAAGCAGGGGCTGTCTGAAAGGAATCTCAGGGCTCCAagtgggagggacatgggggacACCTTCCTGCATggacacgcatgcacacacatacacaatcacacacacactcatctaACCACCCATATATACAATCACATGTCTACCATGCACATACCCATGTTTGGCCACCCACCAGACACACACCTTGGTTTGTGCATACACAGCCGCACACTGTTCACTCTGAACCCTACTGAGCGCCCAGTGGGCTGGCACACAGCAGTGGCTGTACTCACAGGTATATTTGGTGTTGCCGTTCTTCTTGGACTTGTACCAGACAGTCATGCAGTCGTCCTGCAGCTTGAAGTATCGCTGCTTCTTCCAGCTCTTGGACTTCACCTTCCGCATCAGAGTCCCCTGCTGCATCTGCTCCAGGGTCTCATCGAGCTGGAGGCCTGCGGGCGGGCGGGGAGAGCAGGTGCTCAGCGAGGGAAGACCGCGGAAGTGGCACCGCTGGGAGTGGCCGGCTCCCCGGTGATATGGGGTCTCCTAAGGGGACCATTGGGGCTCATCGGCACTTGCCCCATCATGCAACCAGCATCACTGGTGCAAACCTACTACACTGTTAACCCTTTAGAGCCTGTGATAGACCTACATGCACTTGTACCTACGAGACAATGGCCGCAGCACTCCGAAAGGCAGGTGGGGGGGCAATTCGGCCATAGTTACAATGATTCAGGAGCGGGGTCACTCCAGATTCACACCAGGGTGCCTGAGCTCAGAGTCCGCACTCTCCCATTACACCTCACATGGGGCCAGCTCCTCGGCTGGTGCAAATGGGCAGAATCAGCAGTTTTACACCAGAGGATCTGCCCCCAGAGACTTCTCCTCTTCCGTGGTGTGGAGAACCCCGCCGCTGAGCCACCCTGGGTGAATTGGACTCGTCCCAAAGATGCCAGCCCTTGAGCGGCCCTGGGGGCATTTGGGGCACAGCCTTGGAACAGACTGATCCCGACTGGAATTCCTGTCCCTATGCCGGGggcctcctgggagttgtagttccatGTCCGGGGTGCCTCTGTTCTCCCGTATgggccctgctccccggctggccTGGAGGGATTAGCTCACCCGTGGAGAGCTAGTGGccacaagggtgaccagacagcaagtgtgaaaaatcgggacagagggtggagggtaataggatcctatataagaaaaagccgcAAATCTTGGGACTGCCCCAtagaatcgggacatctggtcaccctagtggccaCGGGGGAAGTGCTGTAGCTCGCCCAGCTTCCCTGGGGTCACAGCAGACATGACCGCAGGGAGCCCCAGATGCTGGctggccccgccctgccccagctgtccaagctccccacccccgccccgatATGCGCTGCTCTAGCCCGTTTCAGGTTTGCTGATCGCTCGAGCTCCACAGACCCAGGGATCAGGACGAGGCTGGGGCCCAGACACCACAGGGGGCAGGCCGGCCCCCCACCGCCAGTGCTGGCAGGATTGTGACTGGGTCTGACCACGCCCCGTGACTCGCCCAAACCCATGTCATTCACTCCTGCCCCGCCCACACACCATTCAGCCTGGGGGACGCTCCGGGTACACTCACGGGGGCTGTAGAGGTGCAATGCCATGGGACTGTTGTCAGGGGCTTGGCCCGACGGGCACCTAGCAAGAGAAAACACCAGAGTCATTCAATACAGTCATGTTTGCCTGGCTTATcctgccagctcctgccccctgacacCATGGCACTCTGCAGCAGGACGGGGGTGTCGGCAGAGCTGCgggggagctcaggactggaAGAGCAGGGGTTTCATACACCGTGCACGGGATGATAACACGAGAGGGCTCCAGGCGTGTGAAACAAATTAGCTCTTTATTAAGGGCACCGGTGACAGAGGTGCTGCGACagcagcattccagccatgtgcacacagactgactgcCCGGTGTCGCCTCCAAATGCCAGGTCACCCCTGCTCCAAGTTCCACACCGGTTGCTCCATCTTTCCTTCAACTGCCTTTGCAGTTGTTGTAGCTTCTGGGCCAGCAGCTGCGGACTTGCTGGGGCCGGGTGACTCGTACAGTGCCCACCCAAGGGACGTGGCCTTCACCGTCAGGCCACTGCAGCCTGCTCAATCTCATAGGCCCTGTGGCGTGCTGGCCTGCAAACCAATCTGCATTTCTCCTTTGTGTTATCACTGCTGGTGGGGGACTGGCACTCGCCCGGCTGCCACCAACAGTCTGGTGATAGGGTCCTGTTTGTTCGCTGTGTAGCTCACACACCTTGTTTCTTCTGACTCTCCTCGGTTGGGCCAGCTGATACCGGGGTCTTGGCCCCGCCTGCCCGGGACCGCAGAGTGGCTGCCGCTACTCGGCAGTTCCCTTCGGTTTCATCTCTGCCGCTGTCCTGAGTCTGTAGCTACCTCAAGGTTGCTACAGCAGTGGGGGAGCTGCACATTGGGAttgggggcactggcagagctggggcggaGGGAGaccaaggctggggcagcaggaggctgcaggtcaggagtgaggggcaccaggaCAGCtgttggggggagcccagggctgggatatcAGGggttgtgggtcaggattgaggggcactggcactgctgggggagccccagggccaggacagcagggcaggggagtttaAAAACAGGACTGGGGTGCCCCCGCAGAGCAGCACGGGTGGCTGTCAGGGGCTGCCTTCACACAGCCATCTCCAGTCACCTCTTTCAGCCCTTCAGCTGCACTTCTGGCCCTGGAGCACGCTCCGGATTCAGGAAAAGCCCGAGGGtgttttaataggcagcaggtttaaaacaaacacaagaaagtattttttcacgcaacgcactgtcagcctctggaactcctggccagagggtgttgtgaaggctaagactataacggggttcaaaggggagctagatagattcatggaggtggagtccatcaatggctattagccaggctgggcaggcaAGCAGCCCAGCTCAGACTTTCAGGAGCTGCTGGGCAGAACAAACACACAGTCCAGTTGGGCTGGGTGGTGGCTTGGCTGGAGAGCCCCTGGGGGCTGATGTcccggagtccccgggcgatgctctggaactgctccccacaaagccagtcaggactctggggagcctcctctccctcggagcagactgtcttcagggcaagacgctcacacggcttcacctcctgcccctccgtgcgcttcccacagcgagtccaccccggcggggtcctggggaagccagagggtcctgcacccccacttcgcagtcagacatgactctcagccagccagtaacacagaggtttattagatgacaggaacacggtctaaaacagagcttgtaggtacagcgaatgggacccctcagccgggtccattctggggcccagcgagccagacacccccgtctgccctcactcctagtccccagccagctccaaactgaaaccccctccagcccctccttctctgctgaattcctttcccgggccaggtcacctgacctctttgttctcccacacctttagcatccccttgcagggggggaaggggccctggccatttgttgccaggagacagagtgtcagggATTTATGCACCCTGGCCTTTccccacctagagacttaaggaatgcataggggaaactgaggcacccacacaatattcagaggaaacattaaggaCAGTCCCACTTCCTCACAGCTGGCTGGCACTGTGGCGAGAGACCCAGGACTTATGGAGATAGACCTACCTCCTAGAGCTGGaggggaccccgaaaggtcacagagtccagccccctgccttcactagcaggaccaagtgctgatttgggattgaactcacacccctgggattagcaggccaatgctcaagccactgacgATCCCTCCCCAGTTCCTGTTTGTCCCTGGCTCTGTGCCGTCTCCTGGCTGAGCGTACCGCCTGGCCTGCCTGGGTGGCTGCCCGGAGGTCCACACTCACAGGCgggagctgctccagccagccTGTCGAAGGGGACTGAACCAGGGCTGTGGGGCGCTCTCCAGctgccttgggggaagaggctttAGCCACACACAAGGGCTCAACCCAGGGGGAACTGGGCGACTGTCTCTgatctgggctctgctcctgggccCTTCTGGCATTCGCCTCTTTGCAGGCCCTTCTCTGGGGCTGGGGACATACGGCCCCTTGCCTGCTCTCCCCTGGGGCAAAGCCAGTCGGAGGAGAGAAGCACCCCGCTTCCCCCCACCTGGCCGCACTCTGGGCCCCTCAGCAGAGCGCCCAAAGCCAGGGCACTCCCAAGGCCCCTGGCTCCCCCCGCACCCGCTGAGATCGTCCACCTGCCCATCGCTCAGCCTTCACCCTCCCCACACGGGGTCCCAGGTCGGAGCGTCTCCTCCCAGCCCAGCGCAGATCCAGGCAAGAACCGCTGTCCCGTCGGTGCAGGGAAAGAGCTTGGCTTGGGGGACCGTGGAGAACGGGGGAGGAGTGCCCTAGCGCCTGGTGGGGGCGAGACGGGAGGGGATGGGCCCCTCAGCTGGTGGGAACCGGCCCAGCCCCACGGACTTCACTTCGCTGCCCCAGCAGAGCCAGGGGGATTTCCAGCCGTTGGACGGGGGAGGACAGGGCAGAGCGAAGGGTCCCACTTTGATCACGGATTGCTGGCCGTGGGCAGGTGTTTGCATGGGATGGAGCTGCTGGGTGGGGGCCAGAGGGCGGGAACGTGGCTGTGCTGGCAGGTttggcggggagggggctgggtaAGTCTCTCCCACCAGGGTGCAGAGGAATGGGAGATGCTGCCAAGCAGCCGTCCCTCTGAGTGGGGGGTACCTCGGGGGGGTTCAGGGCTAGTGAACTGCTGCATGATGGGGGGGCACCAGGGCCCTCTGCAGCTCGGGGGCCCTGGCTGCTGATTGCAAAACCCCGCAGAGCGCCAGGGTGAGGCCACTGCCCCAGCCAGCACCCAGCACCAGGTCCTCCAGGAAGGCTGGAGCCAGGCTGTCCTAGGACACGGGAGCACTGTGAACGGCCTGGCCGACGGGGATGAGCGAAAGGCCCTgtggggatttgaacccacaGCTCTGGGGAGCACTAGCGTCCCACGGGGGCTGCTCTGAGCGCAGCTTGAGGCACCGCACCGGGAGTTGGGctgcctgggttccattccaggctacAACAGACTCATGCTGGGGCCTTGGCAACTCTCTGCCTcgccccctgcctcagtttcccccgcttGTGGCAGGCTGCGGGAAGCTGAGTGCGTCAATGTACTTTGGGATCCTTAAGTGGAAGCGGCTGGAGAGGGGCAATCATCCATCCCCAGGGATCTGGACTgacccctgctctcccccccagAAGGTGGCACCACCCCTGCCACCCTGTGGAGCATACCAACTATCTGTAAAAGGCCCCTCAGCATGGT
The sequence above is a segment of the Trachemys scripta elegans isolate TJP31775 chromosome 11, CAS_Tse_1.0, whole genome shotgun sequence genome. Coding sequences within it:
- the PLCD4 gene encoding 1-phosphatidylinositol 4,5-bisphosphate phosphodiesterase delta-4, with product MALHLYSPRLQLDETLEQMQQGTLMRKVKSKSWKKQRYFKLQDDCMTVWYKSKKNGNTKYTFSISDVETVREGHQSEVLQSLAEEFPPEHSFTVVFHGRRGNLDLIAGSPEEAQCWVRGLRRLVEIVTKMDQQEKMDQWICDWFQKADKNKDGRMSFKEVRQLLKMMNMDMNEDHALRLFQMADGSESGTLEGEEFVLFYKALTQRDDVLGVFQAFSQDGKKLTLLEFVDFLQQEQLEGENTQEFAMELIARYEPSESARARHVLSLDGFLLYLRSPEGAIFNPTHEPLCQDMTQPLCHYFISSSHNTYLLEDQLRGQSSVEGYIRALKRGCRCLEVDCWDGPSGEPVVYHGHTLTSKIPFKDVVSTLGQYAFQASDYPVILSLENHCGPEQQDLMAQHLKGILGERLLTAPLDAHDPTQLPSPEELRGRIILKGKRAESLAHSPDEAPEGEVSEDDDGPEAEEEILSQEAKRKAKKSQAKELSDCIIYCHSVPFRGFQPALARRRPYEMASLPEAKARKLIKEAGNEFVRHNARQLTRIYPSGLRTDSSNYDPQEMWNVGCQLVALNVQTAGAEMDLCDGLFRQNARCGYVLKPAFLRDAETAFDPDNPRSRAGGGPWSLAIQVISGQQLPKVAGSKASAIVDPLVRVEIHGVPTDQARLETQAVDNNGFNPHWGETLWFKVHVPELALVRFVVEDYDKTSRNDFVGQFTLPFASIKSGYRHIHLLSKDGMAIPPSSLFVHVQITELPYPE